One Gelria sp. Kuro-4 DNA segment encodes these proteins:
- the eutM gene encoding ethanolamine utilization microcompartment protein EutM, protein MAQEALGMVETRGLVGAIEAADAMVKAANVSLVGYEKIGSGLVTVMVRGDVGAVKAATDAGAAAAQKVGEVVSVHVIPRPHTDTEKILPKA, encoded by the coding sequence ATGGCACAAGAAGCTCTCGGCATGGTGGAAACGCGGGGTCTCGTAGGCGCCATCGAGGCGGCCGACGCCATGGTCAAGGCGGCCAATGTCTCGCTGGTCGGCTATGAGAAGATCGGCTCCGGACTGGTCACCGTGATGGTGCGCGGCGACGTGGGCGCGGTGAAGGCGGCCACCGACGCCGGCGCCGCGGCGGCGCAGAAGGTGGGCGAAGTGGTTTCCGTGCACGTCATCCCGCGGCCGCACACCGACACGGAGAAGATCCTGCCCAAGGCGTGA
- a CDS encoding response regulator produces the protein MVKVLVVDDEPLEREAISYILGHERPEVKVVGEAGSGRAALELTRKLRPDIVFMDIQMPGVSGLEATQALKELAPEMKVVVLTAYDEFDFAQRALKLGASDYLLKPARPAEILRVTDAMCRELAEAAAREEEEKRLRQELAAIMPYIETGLLLDLVSGRTENKAQLTERARFLGLAAGPYQVLLVDIDHFAQSTSAQREVERQVLKKEVYQALVRVAREAGPALVSPFGSDTFLVLAPAGNRPSPRELAESLRREVARATPCTVTVGVGTVCLDLGDVAASYAAAQRAVQYGSFLGADQVVESAELGDLRLQAVAYPYQRETRLAEKVQLGEGEAAWALFEQLWQELVGATAGNPELARARALELAVVLTRAALQGGAGPEVLTVSQRASLAELTAAATAAAVKEWAAGVLERCLAAVSASQAALRSEAIAQAKKYLAEHFSDPVSLEDVARQVHLSPFYFSRLFKEKEGVNFVEYLTRLRLEEAKRLLVRTNETIAAVAARVGYAEANYFSRIFRRHFGLSPSEYREKRPAAGAEG, from the coding sequence ATGGTAAAAGTGCTGGTAGTGGATGACGAGCCTTTGGAGCGCGAGGCCATTTCCTATATCCTGGGACATGAACGGCCCGAGGTGAAGGTGGTCGGTGAGGCCGGCTCCGGCCGTGCGGCCCTCGAGCTCACCCGGAAGCTCCGGCCCGACATCGTTTTTATGGACATCCAGATGCCGGGCGTAAGCGGGCTGGAGGCCACCCAAGCGCTCAAGGAGCTGGCGCCGGAGATGAAGGTGGTGGTGCTCACCGCCTACGACGAGTTTGACTTCGCCCAGCGGGCGCTCAAGCTGGGGGCCAGCGACTACCTTTTGAAGCCGGCGCGGCCCGCCGAGATTCTCCGCGTGACCGACGCCATGTGCCGCGAGCTGGCTGAGGCGGCGGCCCGCGAGGAAGAGGAAAAAAGGCTGCGGCAGGAACTGGCGGCCATCATGCCCTATATTGAAACCGGGCTCCTCTTGGATCTGGTGAGCGGGCGCACGGAAAACAAAGCGCAGCTCACGGAGCGGGCGCGCTTTTTGGGTTTGGCCGCCGGTCCGTACCAGGTGCTGCTGGTGGACATCGACCACTTTGCCCAAAGCACCTCCGCGCAGCGGGAAGTAGAGCGCCAGGTGCTGAAAAAGGAGGTCTACCAGGCCCTGGTCCGGGTGGCCCGGGAGGCCGGACCGGCGCTCGTGAGCCCCTTCGGCAGCGATACCTTCCTGGTGCTCGCCCCGGCCGGCAACCGGCCCAGTCCGCGCGAGCTGGCAGAAAGCCTGCGCCGGGAGGTGGCCCGCGCCACACCCTGTACGGTGACCGTGGGCGTGGGGACGGTCTGCCTGGACCTGGGCGACGTGGCTGCTTCTTACGCCGCCGCGCAGCGCGCCGTGCAGTATGGCAGTTTCCTCGGCGCCGATCAGGTGGTGGAGAGCGCGGAACTCGGTGACCTGCGTCTCCAGGCGGTGGCCTACCCGTACCAGCGGGAGACGCGCCTGGCGGAAAAGGTCCAGCTAGGCGAAGGGGAGGCGGCGTGGGCGCTCTTTGAGCAGCTCTGGCAGGAGCTTGTCGGAGCGACGGCCGGCAATCCCGAGCTGGCGAGGGCGCGCGCCCTGGAGCTGGCGGTGGTGCTTACCCGCGCGGCGCTGCAGGGCGGGGCCGGGCCGGAGGTGCTCACCGTCTCGCAGCGCGCCTCGCTGGCGGAGCTTACGGCCGCCGCCACGGCTGCGGCGGTTAAGGAGTGGGCGGCCGGCGTACTGGAGCGCTGCCTGGCCGCGGTGAGTGCCAGCCAGGCGGCGCTGCGCAGTGAGGCCATCGCCCAGGCGAAAAAGTACCTGGCCGAGCATTTCAGCGACCCTGTTTCGCTGGAGGACGTGGCCCGGCAGGTACACCTGAGCCCCTTTTACTTCAGCCGGCTCTTCAAGGAAAAAGAGGGCGTCAACTTCGTGGAGTACCTCACCCGCCTGCGCCTGGAGGAGGCTAAGCGCCTGCTGGTCCGTACCAACGAGACCATCGCCGCCGTCGCCGCCCGCGTAGGGTATGCCGAGGCCAATTACTTCAGCCGCATCTTTCGCCGCCACTTCGGGCTCAGCCCCAGCGAATACCGGGAAAAGCGGCCGGCCGCGGGCGCCGAGGGCTGA
- a CDS encoding PocR ligand-binding domain-containing protein: protein MAVRRFFHLRDVVDVSVLQEIQDRFSDATGLASIIVDYQGKPVVRYSNFRPFCARVRQYPGGREGCEQSDAHAGLEAVREGQPYIYRCHMGLVDLGAPIVVNGQYLGSIMAGQVLIEEEAMAGLDRIAKPGLNIAQHPELKQLYEGIPTMPFHKVKAAAQLMYTIANYIAEKGVANIIQQQLNEQNVRLMEEIKARAELEKALKDAELKALQSQINPHFLFNTLNTISRLALLEGAPQTQEVVFALAELLRASLRKIGQVATLRDEIAYIRHYLLIQETRFRDRIQAELDIDETCLESEIPLLTLQPLVENAIVHGLEPKEEGGHLVVRVQRVGDEVCIEVADDGLGMPAEVVEEVLRLESKRSGRSHLTGLGMSNVHKRLQYHFGADYHWEVQSRLGEGTRITLFLPYRPAKVGS from the coding sequence ATGGCAGTACGGCGATTCTTTCACCTGCGCGACGTGGTAGACGTCAGCGTGCTGCAGGAGATTCAAGACCGTTTCTCCGACGCCACCGGTTTGGCGTCGATTATTGTCGATTACCAGGGTAAGCCCGTGGTGCGCTACAGTAACTTCCGGCCGTTTTGCGCGCGGGTGCGGCAATACCCCGGCGGGCGCGAGGGCTGCGAGCAGTCCGACGCCCACGCCGGGCTTGAGGCGGTGCGCGAAGGGCAGCCTTACATCTACCGCTGCCACATGGGGCTGGTGGACCTGGGAGCCCCCATCGTGGTGAACGGCCAGTACTTAGGTTCCATCATGGCGGGACAAGTCCTCATTGAAGAAGAAGCCATGGCCGGCCTCGACCGCATCGCCAAGCCGGGACTCAACATCGCCCAACACCCGGAGCTGAAGCAGCTCTATGAAGGCATCCCTACCATGCCCTTCCATAAGGTAAAAGCCGCCGCCCAGCTGATGTATACCATCGCCAACTACATTGCGGAAAAAGGCGTGGCCAACATCATCCAGCAGCAGCTCAATGAGCAGAACGTCCGCCTTATGGAAGAGATCAAGGCGCGGGCGGAACTGGAGAAAGCTTTGAAGGATGCGGAACTCAAGGCGCTGCAGTCGCAGATTAACCCGCATTTTCTCTTTAACACCCTCAACACCATCAGCCGCCTGGCCCTCCTGGAAGGAGCGCCGCAGACCCAGGAGGTGGTGTTTGCCCTGGCGGAACTGCTGCGCGCCAGCCTGCGCAAGATCGGCCAGGTGGCCACGCTGCGCGATGAGATCGCCTACATCCGCCACTACCTCTTGATCCAGGAGACGCGCTTCCGCGATCGCATTCAGGCGGAGCTGGATATCGATGAAACCTGCCTGGAGAGCGAGATACCGCTCTTGACGCTGCAGCCCCTGGTGGAAAACGCCATCGTGCATGGCTTGGAGCCGAAGGAAGAAGGCGGGCACCTGGTGGTGCGGGTGCAGCGGGTGGGGGACGAGGTGTGCATCGAGGTGGCCGACGACGGGCTGGGCATGCCGGCGGAGGTGGTGGAAGAAGTCCTGCGGCTGGAGTCGAAACGTTCGGGCCGCAGCCACCTTACCGGCCTCGGGATGAGCAACGTGCACAAGCGCCTGCAGTATCACTTCGGCGCCGACTACCACTGGGAGGTGCAGAGCCGGTTGGGGGAAGGAACGCGCATCACCCTCTTTTTACCTTACCGGCCTGCCAAGGTGGGAAGCTGA
- a CDS encoding Nramp family divalent metal transporter, translating into MTRAKAPGRTGVQIKSLFQYLGPAFVVSVAYIDPGNFGTNISGGSLYNLDLLWVILASNLVAIFMQILSAKLGIATGMNLPQLCGRTFTRPVNWVLWCLAQVAAMATDLAEFLGAALGFNLLLAIPLGWAGLLTGLVTFVLVHLEKYGHRLVEGVVFALIAVISGAYFVELFLAQPDWSQVVYHAVVPRLTRNSLFVAVGMLGATVMPHVIYLHSHLIQSRRQTGAANLRRHLFLEKIDVFLAMNTAFVINAAMVVVSAAVFHNRGLTVLSIEEAHRTLQPLLGSLSSTAFAIALLASGLSSSAVGTMAGQVVMDGFVDLKIPIVWRRLLTMAPALIIIGLGLDPMYMLLLSQVILSFTLPAAIIPLLVLSSRRAVMGDMVNTPAVRIVGWLMAGAVIFLNLLLLMATFT; encoded by the coding sequence CTGACGAGGGCAAAAGCGCCCGGCCGCACCGGGGTGCAAATCAAGTCCTTGTTTCAGTACTTGGGTCCGGCATTTGTTGTCAGTGTGGCCTACATCGATCCAGGCAATTTCGGCACCAATATCAGCGGTGGCTCCCTTTACAACCTGGATTTGCTCTGGGTTATCCTGGCCAGCAACCTGGTGGCCATCTTCATGCAGATCCTTTCGGCCAAACTCGGTATCGCTACGGGGATGAACCTGCCGCAGCTCTGCGGCCGTACCTTCACCCGGCCGGTGAACTGGGTCCTCTGGTGCCTGGCCCAGGTGGCCGCCATGGCCACCGATTTGGCCGAGTTCCTGGGCGCCGCCCTCGGCTTCAACCTGCTGCTCGCCATTCCCCTGGGCTGGGCCGGGCTCCTTACCGGACTGGTCACCTTCGTTCTGGTGCACCTGGAGAAATACGGGCACCGGTTGGTGGAGGGGGTTGTCTTTGCCTTGATTGCAGTGATCAGCGGTGCGTACTTCGTGGAACTCTTCCTCGCCCAACCTGACTGGAGCCAGGTGGTGTACCACGCGGTTGTTCCCCGCCTCACCCGGAACAGCCTTTTCGTAGCCGTCGGCATGCTGGGGGCAACGGTGATGCCGCACGTAATCTACCTGCATTCTCACCTGATACAGTCGCGCCGGCAGACCGGGGCCGCCAACTTACGCCGGCACTTGTTTTTGGAAAAGATCGATGTTTTTCTGGCTATGAATACCGCCTTTGTCATCAACGCTGCCATGGTGGTGGTCTCCGCTGCGGTCTTTCACAACCGGGGACTGACGGTACTTTCCATCGAAGAAGCGCACCGGACCCTGCAGCCGCTGCTGGGATCGCTCTCGAGCACCGCCTTTGCCATCGCCTTACTGGCCTCCGGGCTTTCCTCTTCAGCGGTGGGTACCATGGCCGGGCAGGTGGTTATGGACGGCTTTGTCGACCTGAAGATTCCCATTGTCTGGCGTCGCCTCCTCACCATGGCCCCGGCGCTCATTATCATTGGACTCGGCTTAGACCCGATGTACATGCTGCTCTTGAGCCAGGTGATCTTGAGCTTTACCCTGCCGGCGGCGATTATTCCTTTGCTCGTGCTCTCCAGCCGCCGGGCGGTGATGGGCGATATGGTAAACACACCGGCCGTGCGCATCGTCGGCTGGCTGATGGCCGGTGCGGTCATTTTCCTGAATCTCCTACTCCTTATGGCGACCTTCACCTGA
- the mntR gene encoding transcriptional regulator MntR — protein sequence MSGRKEFYTFRGYSLHSARRPDSLTPSMEDYLEMIYRLAQRDGYTRVLELAAALHVQPPSASRMIQRLADSDFLVYEKYSIIRLTPRGEEIGSFLIHRHNTLEAFLRLLGVEDVLEDAEKIEHNISTAALTAIEQLLAFFKEHPAYRATWESYRRPQE from the coding sequence ATGAGCGGGAGAAAAGAGTTCTACACTTTCCGCGGTTACTCCCTCCACAGCGCCCGGCGCCCGGACAGCCTCACCCCCAGTATGGAAGACTACCTGGAGATGATCTACCGGCTGGCGCAGCGGGACGGCTACACCCGGGTCCTGGAGCTGGCGGCGGCGCTGCACGTGCAGCCGCCCTCCGCCTCGCGCATGATCCAGCGCTTGGCCGACAGCGACTTCCTCGTCTATGAAAAGTACAGCATCATCCGCCTCACCCCCCGGGGGGAAGAAATCGGCAGCTTCCTCATCCACCGGCACAATACGCTCGAGGCCTTCCTGCGCCTGCTCGGCGTCGAGGACGTGCTGGAGGACGCGGAAAAGATCGAGCACAACATCAGCACGGCCGCCCTCACGGCCATCGAGCAGCTTTTAGCCTTCTTCAAGGAGCACCCCGCCTACCGGGCCACGTGGGAAAGCTACCGCCGGCCGCAGGAATAG
- the ptsP gene encoding phosphoenolpyruvate--protein phosphotransferase → MWQGLAAAPGIAIGPAAVLKKTIGGLEQTGPAAEPQEEEARLTAAVEAVRRELTALKERTEREVGAEQAAIFGAHLLMLDDPALVGETRRLIREEKLAAPAALTRVVDDLAAALGALPDEYLRERAADVRDVGGRLLAELTGARTEVVLPAPAVVVGADLTPSQTAQLPKDKLLALLSGTGGRTAHVAILARSLGIPAVVGLGERLSAVRDGDLVAVDGTQGLVAVNPSDRELEEWRRRQAAAEEEKARLAAFKDLPGVTRDGRRVELAANIGTPGDVGPAQALGAEGVGLFRTEFLYMDRTDLPSEEEQFEAYRTVVAAFAPQPVIIRTLDIGGDKELPYLGLTREENPFLGLRAIRFSLARPEVFRTQLRAILRAGAYGNVKVMFPMVATPAEVRSARRHLEEVREELSRAGVKLAEKIEVGIMVEVPAAALAADLLAPEVDFFSIGSNDLIQYTLAADRHNERVAYLYEPFHPAVLRLIERTIRAAHAAGIWAGMCGELAGDRLATPLLLGLGLDEFSMAAGSLPAVKERLRALSYAEAQRIAAKALSLPDAAAVRAHLEAVQA, encoded by the coding sequence ATGTGGCAGGGTCTGGCGGCGGCGCCGGGAATAGCCATCGGGCCGGCGGCCGTCCTTAAGAAGACGATTGGCGGTCTCGAACAAACGGGGCCGGCGGCTGAACCGCAGGAAGAGGAAGCGCGCCTGACTGCGGCGGTGGAAGCGGTGCGGCGTGAGCTTACCGCCCTGAAAGAGCGCACGGAAAGGGAGGTGGGTGCCGAGCAGGCGGCGATCTTCGGCGCCCACCTGCTCATGCTGGACGATCCGGCGCTCGTAGGTGAGACCAGGCGGCTCATACGGGAGGAGAAGCTGGCGGCGCCGGCGGCGCTCACGCGGGTGGTGGACGACCTGGCCGCGGCGCTGGGTGCACTGCCGGACGAGTACCTCAGGGAGCGCGCCGCCGATGTGCGCGACGTGGGCGGGCGCCTCCTGGCCGAGCTTACCGGAGCGCGGACCGAGGTGGTGCTGCCGGCGCCGGCGGTCGTGGTGGGCGCGGACCTTACGCCTTCGCAGACGGCCCAGCTGCCCAAGGATAAGCTCCTGGCTCTGCTGAGCGGCACCGGCGGCCGCACCGCCCACGTAGCCATCCTGGCGCGGTCCCTGGGGATCCCGGCGGTGGTGGGCCTGGGCGAGCGGCTCAGCGCCGTCCGCGACGGCGACCTGGTGGCCGTGGACGGAACACAGGGGCTGGTCGCGGTGAACCCCTCAGACCGGGAACTGGAAGAGTGGCGCCGGCGGCAGGCGGCCGCAGAGGAAGAGAAGGCGCGCCTGGCTGCCTTTAAGGACCTCCCTGGCGTGACCCGGGACGGCCGGCGCGTGGAACTGGCGGCCAATATCGGCACGCCGGGCGATGTTGGGCCGGCGCAGGCCTTGGGGGCGGAGGGGGTGGGCCTCTTTCGCACCGAGTTCCTCTACATGGACCGCACCGACCTTCCCAGCGAGGAAGAGCAGTTCGAAGCCTACCGCACCGTAGTGGCCGCCTTCGCGCCGCAGCCGGTTATCATCCGCACCCTGGACATCGGCGGCGACAAGGAGCTGCCCTACCTGGGGCTCACCCGGGAGGAGAATCCCTTCCTGGGCCTGAGGGCCATCCGCTTTTCCCTGGCCCGGCCCGAGGTTTTCCGCACGCAGCTGCGGGCCATCCTGAGGGCCGGCGCCTACGGCAACGTCAAGGTCATGTTCCCTATGGTAGCGACACCGGCCGAGGTGCGCTCCGCCCGGCGGCACCTGGAAGAGGTGCGGGAAGAGCTTTCCCGGGCCGGGGTCAAGTTGGCGGAGAAGATCGAGGTCGGCATCATGGTGGAGGTGCCGGCGGCGGCGCTCGCCGCCGACCTCCTCGCGCCGGAGGTGGACTTTTTCAGCATCGGCTCCAACGACCTCATCCAGTACACCCTGGCGGCCGACCGCCACAACGAACGGGTGGCTTACCTGTACGAGCCTTTCCACCCGGCGGTGCTGCGGCTCATCGAGCGCACCATCCGGGCCGCCCACGCCGCCGGCATCTGGGCCGGCATGTGCGGTGAGCTGGCCGGCGACCGGCTGGCGACGCCGCTTCTTCTGGGGCTGGGCCTGGATGAGTTCAGCATGGCGGCCGGGTCGCTGCCGGCGGTGAAGGAGCGCCTGCGTGCGCTCAGCTATGCTGAGGCACAGCGCATCGCCGCGAAGGCCCTTTCCCTGCCGGATGCCGCGGCCGTCCGGGCGCACCTGGAAGCCGTGCAGGCTTGA
- a CDS encoding HPr family phosphocarrier protein: protein MQQQSVTLTNRLGLHARPAAAFVQKANQYRASVRIRAGEKEADAKSILSVLALGARQGSTVTLTADGPDEEQALAELAAFLAAGCGEA, encoded by the coding sequence ATGCAGCAACAAAGCGTAACCTTGACCAACCGGCTGGGCCTCCACGCGCGCCCCGCCGCGGCGTTTGTGCAGAAGGCGAACCAGTATCGGGCGTCGGTGCGGATCCGGGCCGGAGAAAAGGAGGCCGACGCCAAGAGCATCCTCAGCGTGCTCGCCCTGGGAGCGCGCCAGGGTTCCACCGTTACCCTGACGGCCGACGGTCCGGACGAGGAGCAGGCACTGGCGGAACTGGCGGCCTTCCTGGCGGCCGGTTGCGGGGAAGCGTAG
- the dhaM gene encoding dihydroxyacetone kinase phosphoryl donor subunit DhaM, translating to MVGIVIVSHSAEVAEGTKKLARQMTPPELPLAAAGGTRDGRLGTDATLIQEAIEAVAGPDGVLVLADLGSAVLSTEMALELLSPELRERVALADAPLVEGAVAAAVESSLGKNLAEVKAAAEAARNLKKT from the coding sequence ATGGTGGGCATAGTCATCGTTTCGCACTCCGCCGAGGTGGCGGAAGGAACGAAGAAGCTGGCACGGCAGATGACGCCCCCCGAGCTGCCCCTGGCCGCCGCCGGCGGCACGCGCGACGGCCGGCTGGGCACAGACGCCACGCTTATCCAGGAGGCCATCGAGGCGGTGGCCGGGCCGGATGGAGTGCTGGTGCTGGCCGACCTGGGAAGCGCCGTCCTCAGCACTGAAATGGCGCTGGAACTTCTTTCTCCCGAACTTCGGGAGCGGGTGGCCCTGGCGGATGCCCCTCTGGTGGAAGGAGCAGTGGCGGCTGCGGTGGAAAGCAGCTTGGGGAAAAACCTCGCTGAAGTGAAAGCGGCAGCGGAAGCAGCACGTAATCTCAAGAAAACTTAA
- a CDS encoding type 1 glutamine amidotransferase domain-containing protein, with translation MAELTGRRVAVLTEEGFEDLELWYPILRLREAGAAVDVIGTGSAPEYRGKYGLPSRPDKTIDQVEAGDYDGLVVPGGWAPDKLRRYGAVLAFVRDIFAAGKPVAAICHAPWVLVSAGVLKGKTMTATIAVKDDVENAGATYVDRPVVRDGNLITSRKPDDLPDFCRTLIAALAE, from the coding sequence ATGGCGGAACTTACAGGCAGGCGCGTTGCCGTGCTTACCGAAGAAGGCTTTGAAGACCTGGAACTCTGGTATCCTATCCTCCGGCTGCGCGAGGCCGGCGCCGCGGTGGATGTGATCGGCACAGGCAGCGCCCCGGAGTACCGGGGTAAGTATGGGCTCCCTAGCCGCCCCGACAAAACCATCGACCAGGTGGAGGCCGGCGACTACGACGGCCTGGTGGTGCCGGGCGGCTGGGCGCCGGATAAGCTGCGCCGCTACGGCGCGGTCCTGGCTTTTGTCCGGGACATCTTTGCCGCCGGTAAACCGGTGGCGGCCATCTGCCATGCTCCCTGGGTGCTCGTTTCCGCCGGCGTCCTCAAGGGAAAGACCATGACCGCCACCATAGCGGTCAAGGACGATGTGGAAAACGCCGGCGCCACCTACGTGGACCGGCCGGTGGTCCGGGACGGTAACCTGATCACCTCGCGCAAACCTGACGACCTGCCCGACTTTTGCCGCACCCTGATCGCGGCCCTGGCCGAGTAG
- the dhaL gene encoding dihydroxyacetone kinase subunit DhaL, producing the protein MPLTAQELTDMIRAIGQTLEGNKAFLTELDSAIGDADHGINMAKGFRAVEEKVAGVAGKDAGTILKTVGMTLVSTVGGAAGPLYGTAFMRAGTAVAGRDSLTAADLVRALGAAVEGVKQRGKAGRGDKTMVDALEPAYEAIQKEVAAGKGATAALAAGVAAAAAGVEYTKGIIARKGRASYLGERSIGHQDPGATSSYLILKTMAEFLAGRK; encoded by the coding sequence GTGCCTTTAACAGCTCAGGAACTCACCGACATGATACGTGCCATTGGGCAGACCCTGGAGGGGAACAAAGCGTTTCTCACCGAACTCGACAGCGCCATCGGTGACGCCGACCACGGCATCAACATGGCCAAGGGCTTCCGCGCCGTGGAAGAGAAGGTGGCGGGCGTTGCCGGGAAAGACGCCGGCACCATTCTGAAAACCGTGGGTATGACCCTGGTGAGCACCGTGGGCGGGGCCGCCGGCCCGCTTTACGGTACGGCTTTTATGCGGGCGGGGACGGCCGTGGCCGGCAGGGACAGCCTGACAGCGGCCGACCTGGTCCGGGCGCTGGGGGCGGCCGTCGAGGGCGTCAAGCAGCGCGGCAAGGCCGGGCGCGGGGATAAGACCATGGTGGACGCCCTGGAGCCGGCGTACGAGGCCATCCAAAAGGAAGTCGCCGCCGGCAAAGGTGCGACGGCCGCCCTGGCGGCGGGCGTGGCGGCGGCGGCGGCCGGCGTGGAGTACACCAAGGGTATCATCGCCCGCAAGGGCCGGGCAAGCTACCTGGGTGAGCGGAGCATCGGCCACCAGGACCCGGGTGCGACCTCCAGCTACCTTATCCTCAAGACCATGGCTGAGTTTCTAGCAGGGAGGAAGTAA
- the dhaK gene encoding dihydroxyacetone kinase subunit DhaK: protein MKKLINQPERVVEDMLAGMAAAYPEYVRLLPDLNVVVRADAPVKGKVALVSGGGSGHEPTHGGYVGRGMLDAACAGNVFTSPTPDQVLAAVKAVDGGAGVLLVVKNYTGDVMNFDMAAEMAAAEGIETASVVVNDDVAVENSTWTQGRRGIAGTIFVHKIAGARAQAGGSLAEVKAVAEKAIANVRSMGMALTPCIVPAAGKPNFALAEDEMEIGMGIHGEPGTHREKIKTADEITAHLTEKVLTDLPFKSGDEVAVMVNGLGGTPLMELFIVNKKVAAMLAERGIKVFRTYVGEFMTSLEMAGCSVTLLKLDEELKELLAAPADTPGFKQL from the coding sequence ATGAAGAAGCTCATCAACCAGCCGGAACGTGTGGTCGAGGACATGCTGGCGGGGATGGCGGCGGCCTATCCCGAGTATGTCCGCCTGCTGCCGGACCTGAACGTGGTGGTGCGGGCGGATGCCCCCGTTAAGGGGAAGGTGGCGCTGGTTTCAGGCGGCGGCAGCGGCCACGAGCCCACCCACGGCGGTTACGTAGGGCGCGGCATGCTGGATGCGGCCTGCGCCGGGAATGTCTTCACTTCTCCCACGCCGGACCAGGTGCTGGCCGCCGTTAAGGCGGTGGACGGCGGCGCCGGCGTGCTCTTGGTGGTCAAGAACTATACGGGCGATGTCATGAACTTCGACATGGCGGCCGAGATGGCGGCGGCCGAGGGCATTGAGACGGCCAGCGTGGTGGTGAACGACGACGTGGCGGTGGAAAACAGCACCTGGACGCAGGGACGGCGCGGCATCGCCGGGACCATCTTCGTCCACAAGATCGCCGGTGCCAGGGCCCAGGCCGGCGGCAGCCTGGCTGAGGTGAAGGCGGTGGCGGAGAAGGCGATCGCCAACGTCCGCAGCATGGGTATGGCCCTCACCCCCTGTATTGTGCCGGCGGCCGGCAAACCCAACTTCGCCCTGGCCGAGGACGAGATGGAAATCGGCATGGGCATCCACGGCGAACCGGGCACCCACCGGGAAAAGATCAAGACGGCCGACGAGATCACGGCCCACCTGACAGAGAAGGTCCTCACCGACCTGCCCTTCAAGAGCGGGGACGAGGTGGCGGTGATGGTGAACGGCCTGGGCGGCACGCCGCTCATGGAGCTCTTCATCGTGAACAAGAAGGTGGCCGCCATGCTGGCGGAGCGCGGGATCAAGGTCTTTCGCACCTACGTGGGCGAGTTTATGACCTCGCTCGAGATGGCCGGTTGCTCGGTCACCCTGCTCAAACTGGACGAAGAGCTCAAAGAACTCCTGGCGGCCCCGGCCGACACCCCCGGTTTCAAGCAGCTGTGA